A single region of the Populus nigra chromosome 2, ddPopNigr1.1, whole genome shotgun sequence genome encodes:
- the LOC133681456 gene encoding protein HIGH CHLOROPHYLL FLUORESCENCE PHENOTYPE 173, chloroplastic-like, which translates to MRAAAAAASASVTPTTNASVSLTNSNHFNFTSHRKIYTSLPISTVKNSHKKSTLVVVRAIKDRKETETETENMKEYNKESTTKQQQPLNLEDVNPVGLGRKSRQIFDEVWRKFSGLGQISRTTRADDKEALDALLIREGPMCEFAIPGAQNTTVLVVGATSRIGRIVVRKLMLRGYTVKALVRKADEEVVNMLPRSVEIMIGDVGDPSTLKTAVVGCNKIIYCATARSSITGDLFRVDHQGVSNLTKALQDYNNKLAQLRAGKSSKSKLLLAKFKSADSLNGWEVRQGTYFQDAVASKYDAGMDAKFEFTEAGDAVFSGYVFTRGGYVELSKKLSLPLGYTLDRYEGLVLSVGGNGRSYVLILEAGPSADTTQSKLYFARISTKVGFCRVRVPFSAFRPVKPDDLPLDPFLVHTMTIRFEPRRQRPVEAPAGAKQDLRSFKLILEYIKALPTGQETDFVLVSCTGLGVEPTRREQVLKAKRAGEDSLRRSGLGYTIIRPGPLQEEPGGQRALIFDQGNRISQGISCADVADICVKALHDSTARNKSFDVCYEYVAEQGRELYELVAHLPDKANNYLTPALSVLEKNT; encoded by the exons AtgagagcagcagcagcagcagcaagtgCAAGTGTGACTCCAACGACAAATGCGAGTGTCAGTTTGACGAACAGCAATCACTTCAACTTCACCTCACACCGCAAGATTTACACATCTCTCCCTATCTCAACAGTGAAGAACAGCCACAAGAAGAGCACATTAGTTGTGGTGAGAGCAATCAAGGACAGGAAGGAGACGGAGACGGAGACAGAGAATATGAAAGAATATAACAAGGAAAGCACAACAAAGCAGCAGCAACCACTGAATTTAGAGGATGTAAACCCTGTTGGACTTGGAAGGAAGTCAAGGCAGATATTCGATGAGGTGTGGAGAAAGTTCTCAGGGTTGGGACAGATATCAAGAACAACACGTGCAGATGACAAGGAAGCTCTTGATGCATTGCTCATCAGGGAGGGTCCCATGTGTGAGTTTGCTATCCCTGGTGCCCAGAACACCACTGTTCTTGTTGTTGGTGCCACCAGTCGCATTGGCCGCATTGTTGTTAGGAAACTTATGCTCAGGGGTTACACTGTTAAG gCTTTGGTGAGGAAGGCAGATGAGGAAGTTGTGAACATGCTTCCCAGGTCAGTGGAGATCATGATAGGGGATGTGGGAGATCCCTCAACCCTTAAGACAGCGGTGGTGGGCTGCAACAAAATCATATATTGTGCCACTGCTCGTTCTTCCATCACTGGAGATCTTTTCAGAGTTGATCACCAAGGGGTTTCTAATCTCACCAAAGCCCTTCAG GACTACAACAACAAACTAGCTCAACTACGAGCCGGAAAAAGCAGCAAAAGCAAGCTCTTGCTTGCAAAGTTCAAATCCGCAGATTCATTGAATGGCTGGGAAGTTCGTCAAGGAACTTACTTCCAGGATGCAGTTGCTTCGAAGTATGATGCAGGAATGGATGCTAAATTTGAGTTCACCGAGGCCGGAGATGCAGTTTTCTCAG GGTATGTTTTCACTAGGGGAGGCTATGTTGAATTGTCAAAAAAGCTATCACTTCCTTTGGGTTATACTCTTGACAG GTATGAAGGTCTAGTGCTCTCTGTTGGTGGAAATGGAAGATCTTATGTTTTGATACTCGAAGCTGGTCCTTCAGCTGACACAACTCAAAGCAAATTGTATTTTGCAAGAATTAGCACCAAAGTAGGATTTTGTAGG GTAAGAGTGCCATTTTCTGCCTTCCGCCCTGTAAAACCAGATGATCTGCCATTGGACCCATTTCTTGTACACACAATGACCATCCGCTTTGAGCCCCGAAGACAG AGACCTGTTGAAGCACCTGCAGGAGCGAAGCAAGACCTGAGAAGCTTTAAGCTTATATTGGAATACATAAAAGCTTTACCT ACTGGGCAAGAAACAGACTTTGTCTTGGTCTCATGTACAGGATTAGGAGTGGAACCCACAAGAAGGGAACAAGTTCTGAAGGCCAAGAGG GCCGGGGAAGACTCGCTGAGGAGATCAGGACTTGGATACACAATCATTCGCCCTGGTCCCCTACAG GAGGAGCCAGGTGGTCAACGTGCACTAATATTTGATCAAGGAAATAGGATTTCTCAG gGAATTAGTTGTGCTGATGTGGCTGATATCTGCGTGAAGGCATTGCACGATTCGACTGCAAGAAACAAGAGCTTTGAT GTCTGTTACGAATACGTTGCTGAGCAAGGGAGGGAGCTCTATGAACTT GTGGCGCATTTACCTGACAAAGCAAACAACTATTTGACACCAGCACTATCTGTTTTGGAGAAGAACACTTGA